One stretch of Armigeres subalbatus isolate Guangzhou_Male chromosome 2, GZ_Asu_2, whole genome shotgun sequence DNA includes these proteins:
- the LOC134210093 gene encoding uncharacterized protein K02A2.6-like translates to MQLIVEYIQNEWCKKFDSVPDSVKMYYGYRSELSTQDGLIFRNDRILIPHSLRKKLVEKCHASHNGMESTLRLARANLFWPGMACQIKETVKTCGICAKFAASQPNPSMKSHEIPIHPFQLVSMDVFFAQVNGVKGKFLITVDHFSDFFEVNRLNDLSPDSVIIACKQNFSRYGVPQRVVTDNGTNFSSQKMKKFAADWDFELTSSSPHHQQANGKAEAAVKIAKHLMKKAEESGNDFWYALLHWRNIPNKIGSSPVARLFSRSTRCGVPTAAANLLPKVVENVPAKIEENRKRAKLHYDKKTRNLPELEIGSPVYVQLHPESSKEWSPGAVSHRLNDRSYTVNVNGTNYRRSLVHLKPRKEPNTQPSREMRHPEPISSVNPCSSQQDEGTSTECLPSFYVEATTSSSPPLLPTVMQQSSSDSTPTMTTMTRTNIGSKSKRVSPVIPTKSDRPKRTIRLPEK, encoded by the coding sequence ATGCAACTGATCGTTGAATACATCCAAAATGAGTGGTGTAAGAAATTCGATAGCGTTCCAGACAGTGTTAAAATGTATTACGGTTATCGGAGCGAATTGTCAACGCAGGATGGCTTGATCTTCCGTAATGATCGTATTCTTATTCCACATTCGTTGCGGAAGAAGTTAGTGGAGAAATGTCACGCTAGTCACAATGGCATGGAATCGACGTTGAGATTGGCAAGGGCCAACCTGTTCTGGCCTGGTATGGCCTGTCAAATTAAGGAAACGGTGAAAACCTGTGGTATCTGTGCAAAGTTTGCTGCGTCACAACCGAATCCTTCAATGAAGAGTCACGAGATTCCCATTCACCCGTTTCAGCTCGTGTCTATGGACGTTTTTTTCGCACAGGTGAATGGCGTGAAAGGCAAGTTTCTGATAACTGTGGACCACTTTTCAGACTTTTTTGAGGTGAACCGCCTGAACGATTTGAGCCCCGATTCTGTTATTATCGCTTGCAAACAAAATTTCAGCCGCTATGGAGTACCGCAAAGAGTCGTGACCGACAATGGAACGAATTTTTCAAGTcaaaaaatgaagaagtttGCGGCTGATTGGGATTTTGAATTGACTTCATCGTCTCCACACCATCAACAGGCCAACGGAAAAGCGGAGGCGGCTGTAAAAATCGCTAAACATCTTATGAAGAAAGCCGAGGAGAGTGGTAATGACTTCTGGTATGCTCTTCTTCATTGGCGGAACATCCCAAACAAGATTGGCTCCAGCCCAGTGGCACGACTGTTTTCGCGTTCCACTCGTTGTGGCGTTCCTACCGCCGCCGCTAATCTTCTTCCAAAAGTGGTCGAAAATGTACCGGCTAAAATTGAAGAGAACCGTAAGCGCGCTAAACTACACTAtgacaaaaagacaagaaacTTACCTGAATTAGAAATAGGATCTCCAGTCTACGTTCAACTGCATCCTGAATCGTCAAAGGAGTGGAGTCCAGGAGCTGTATCCCACCGGTTAAATGACAGGTCATACACAGTGAACGTAAACGGAACTAATTATCGTCGTTCGTTGGTCCATTTGAAGCCTCGTAAGGAGCCCAATACGCAACCTAGCCGTGAAATGCGGCATCCTGAACCGATTTCGAGCGTCAATCCGTGTAGCTCACAACAAGACGAAGGTACATCGACGGAGTGTTTACCTTCATTTTATGTTGAAGCAACCACCTCATCATCACCACCGCTGCTACCTACGGTTATGCAACAATCATCAAGTGACTCAACACCGACGATGACTACGATGACAAGAACGAACATCGGCTCTAAATCGAAAAGGGTTTCTCCCGTTATACCGACCAAATCAGACCGACCGAAAAGGACGATTCGTCTTCCAGAAAAATGA